In Carya illinoinensis cultivar Pawnee chromosome 7, C.illinoinensisPawnee_v1, whole genome shotgun sequence, the following are encoded in one genomic region:
- the LOC122315497 gene encoding transcription initiation factor IIA subunit 2-like — protein MATFELYRRSTIGMCLTETLDEMVQNGTLSPELAIQVLVQFDKSMTEALEDQVKSKVTIKGHLHTYRFCDNVWTFILQDALFKSEECQETVGQVKIVACDSRLLTQ, from the exons ATGGCCACGTTCGAACTTTACCGGAGGTCGACGATCGGGATGTGCCTGACCGAGACTTTGGACGAGATGGTTCAGAACGGCACTCTTAGTCCTGAGCTGGCAATTCAGGTTCTTGTGCAGTTTGACAAG TCTATGACTGAAGCTTTGGAAGATCAAGTGAAAAGTAAGGTCACCATTAag GGACATCTGCACACTTACAGATTTTGCGACAACGTTTGGACCTTCATCTTACAGGATGCTTTGTTTAAGAGTGAGGAATGCCAGGAGACTGTTGGCCAGGTGAAAATTGTGGCGTGTGATTCAAGGCTGCTCACGCAATGA